A genomic stretch from Clostridia bacterium includes:
- a CDS encoding twitching motility protein PilT gives MVKFILGVKGSGKTKRMIDMANESVKASNGNVVYIDRDRNHIYDLNRNIRLIEAGEFQLENLKSFYGFICGVISQNFDIDRVFIDGQKIVSSAEDDCLEKFVKNLENLNEKFGVNFTVSCSRSADGIPEFLKSYLI, from the coding sequence ATGGTTAAGTTTATTCTGGGTGTAAAGGGCTCAGGTAAGACAAAAAGAATGATCGACATGGCTAATGAGTCCGTCAAAGCATCAAATGGAAACGTAGTTTATATCGACAGAGACAGAAACCACATATATGACCTTAACCGAAACATTAGACTAATTGAGGCTGGCGAGTTTCAATTGGAAAACCTCAAATCCTTTTATGGCTTTATTTGCGGCGTGATATCACAGAATTTTGACATAGACAGAGTATTTATTGATGGGCAGAAAATAGTAAGCAGTGCAGAAGACGATTGTCTTGAAAAGTTTGTTAAGAACCTTGAGAATCTCAACGAAAAGTTTGGTGTGAATTTCACGGTAAGCTGCAGCAGGAGTGCAGATGGAATACCGGAATTCCTGAAAAGTTACCTTATTTAA